Proteins encoded in a region of the Ziziphus jujuba cultivar Dongzao chromosome 3, ASM3175591v1 genome:
- the LOC107433424 gene encoding ubiquitin C-terminal hydrolase 12-like produces the protein MKKEWGIAQLLPLQTFKNPAFGYLVNDSCVFGVEVLIISYTGNWESISLVKEPNNGAFTWKIENFSKLNELFYYSNVFNVEGINWKLRVYPKGDGKAKDTSFSFYLTLQDWGSRPMKKAVYAEYNLRVFNQLDDDEHVEKKGSNWFKHEPGWGFRSFMSLRDLRDASKWFIVRDTLIVDIVFLVISVADVSSSKKPNIV, from the exons ATGAAGAAAGAATGGGGAATTGCACAATTACTTCCACTTCAAACGTTTAAAAACCCTGCTTTTGGATATCTTGTTAATGACTCGTGTGTATTTGGAGTGGAGGTTTTAATTATCAGCTACACTGGAAATTGGGAATCTATATCCCTGGTTAAGGAGCCAAACAATGGCGCTTTCACTTGGAAAATCGAAAACTTCTCCAAATTAAATGAACTTTTCTATTACTCTAACGTGTTTAATGTAGAAGGAATTAATTG GAAGTTACGTGTTTACCCAAAGGGAGACGGTAAAGCGAAGGACACATCATTCTCATTTTATTTAACACTGCAAGATTGGGGAAGTCGTCCGATGAAGAAAGCAGTATATGCAGAATACAATTTAAGAGTATTCAACCAATTGGATGATGATGAACATGTTGAAAAAAAAG GTTCCAACTGGTTCAAACACGAACCTGGCTGGGGTTTTCGAAGTTTTATGTCATTGAGAGATCTTCGTGATGCTTCTAAATGGTTCATTGTGAGGGATACTCTGATTGTCGACATTGTCTTCCTTGTTATTTCTGTGGCTGATGTTTCTTCAAGTAAGAAACCAAATATTGTATAG
- the LOC132803193 gene encoding uncharacterized protein LOC132803193 produces MIPTSLKLEAINGIGSVLCIFLGATDASGAVRRFHETKKEWGIAQLLSLETFKNLAFGYLVNDSCVCGVEVFVINNTGNWESISLVKEPDNGTFTWKIENFSNLNETHYYSEVFNVEGINWSSYAVMPE; encoded by the exons ATGATACCAACGTCTTTGAAGTTGGAGGCCATAAATGGTATTGGTTCTGTGCTGTGCATCTTTCTTGGAGCTACTG ATGCTAGTGGAGCTGTCAGGCGTTTTCATGAAACGAAGAAAGAATGGGGAATTGCACAATTACTTTCACTTGAAACGTTTAAGAACCTTGCTTTTGGATATCTTGTTAATGACTCGTGTGTATGTGGAGTGGAGGTTTTTGTTATCAACAACACTGGAAACTGGGAATCTATATCCCTGGTTAAGGAGCCAGACAATGGCACTTTCACTTGGAAAATCGAAAACTTCTCCAACTTAAATGAAACTCACTATTACTCTGAAGTGTTTAATGTAGAAGGAATTAATTG GTCTTCATATGCAGTCATGCCAGAGTGA